The Corynebacterium jeddahense genome has a window encoding:
- a CDS encoding multicopper oxidase family protein: MAKIGEPGGAMEMDRRTFFKGMVFAAAATGVAATAGCSSQPKPRGADADPRPLPIPPLEQGTLQGNVRRFELTAQEGEYEIVPGTNTKTWGFNGPFLGPTLYMRRGETIEMTVRNELPEPTVVHWHGLHLPATADGGPALMFGPGETWSPTWTVDQPAATCWYHPHPHEKSALHAYRGLAGGLIIDDDDSAFSGLPNDYGVDDIPVIIKDANFTDDGQFDEDNGWLGDTVLVNGITKPRFEPTTQRLRLRVLNGTTMRYLHLTLGVPFTVVATDQGFLENPVEVDGVLLSSGERVEIVVDLEPGKKLMLRSDALPDDGGLTDKDAVEEFQVHRKFDLLEIAAPPETVPASPALASTLVPFDAPTSATVTREFRLNGMEINEKTMDMSRVDEVIDHEGPEIWRVTNENSAMLHNFHIHNARFAVQGVEDGDVEFTSGWHDTIAVPPLATVSLLVEFGYYPDPTTAYMYHCHMLNHEDKGMMGQFVVVKPGEKPALAPPR; encoded by the coding sequence TTGGCAAAGATCGGCGAACCGGGAGGAGCGATGGAGATGGACAGACGGACGTTTTTCAAGGGCATGGTGTTCGCCGCGGCGGCCACCGGGGTGGCGGCCACGGCCGGGTGCTCGAGCCAGCCGAAGCCGCGCGGCGCGGACGCGGACCCCCGCCCGCTGCCCATCCCGCCGCTGGAGCAGGGCACGCTCCAGGGCAACGTGCGCCGCTTCGAGCTCACCGCGCAGGAGGGCGAGTACGAGATCGTCCCCGGTACGAACACTAAGACCTGGGGCTTCAACGGCCCGTTCCTCGGCCCGACGCTGTACATGCGCCGCGGCGAGACGATCGAGATGACGGTGCGCAACGAGCTGCCCGAGCCCACGGTCGTGCACTGGCACGGCCTGCACCTGCCCGCCACCGCGGACGGCGGGCCGGCGCTCATGTTCGGCCCGGGCGAGACGTGGTCGCCGACGTGGACCGTCGACCAGCCGGCCGCGACGTGCTGGTACCACCCGCACCCGCACGAGAAGTCCGCCCTGCACGCCTACCGCGGCCTCGCCGGGGGCCTCATTATCGACGACGACGATTCCGCCTTCTCCGGCCTGCCCAACGACTACGGGGTGGACGACATCCCCGTGATTATCAAGGACGCGAACTTCACCGACGACGGCCAGTTCGACGAGGACAACGGCTGGCTCGGCGACACCGTCCTAGTCAACGGCATCACGAAACCCCGTTTCGAGCCCACCACCCAGCGCCTGCGCCTGCGCGTGCTCAACGGCACGACGATGCGCTACCTCCACCTCACCCTCGGCGTGCCGTTCACGGTGGTGGCCACGGACCAGGGGTTCCTGGAGAACCCGGTCGAGGTCGACGGCGTGCTGCTCAGCTCCGGTGAGCGCGTGGAGATCGTCGTTGACCTCGAGCCGGGCAAGAAGCTCATGCTGCGTAGCGACGCCCTCCCGGACGACGGCGGCCTTACCGACAAGGACGCCGTCGAGGAATTCCAGGTGCACCGGAAGTTCGACCTGCTCGAGATCGCGGCACCCCCGGAGACCGTGCCCGCGTCCCCCGCGCTGGCGAGCACGCTCGTGCCGTTCGACGCGCCCACCTCGGCGACGGTGACCCGCGAGTTCCGCCTCAACGGCATGGAGATCAACGAGAAAACCATGGACATGTCGCGCGTGGACGAGGTGATCGACCACGAGGGCCCCGAAATCTGGCGCGTGACCAACGAGAACTCCGCCATGCTGCACAACTTCCACATCCACAACGCCCGGTTCGCCGTGCAGGGCGTCGAAGACGGCGATGTGGAGTTCACCTCGGGCTGGCACGACACCATCGCCGTGCCGCCGCTGGCGACGGTGTCCCTGCTTGTTGAGTTCGGCTACTACCCGGACCCGACGACCGCGTACATGTACCACTGCCACATGCTCAACCACGAGGATAAGGGCATGATGGGGCAGTTCGTCGTGGTGAAGCCGGGCGAGAAGCCCGCGCTCGCGCCGCCGCGCTGA
- a CDS encoding DUF3558 family protein, with translation MKRNFAGLLVGCGLLAGCSGPSLIDDHRSPSPTPTTAETTPGGGGTDAATFVFDSGVLEIGDFDPYTLGDNIFDPCTEISPEEFAAAGFDNIEPMPEEYRGLARGLSVCDFSKHPEVPSEGFSNNNASRKEIEAQGSLYEKYRSDLLPSMFVYGPRSGTGTYCYAQVDTLRGGLVSQIAGFEGYQSQDVTCSLAIENLENLFRATRAS, from the coding sequence ATGAAGCGAAACTTCGCGGGGTTACTTGTCGGTTGCGGCCTCCTCGCCGGATGCTCGGGGCCCTCGCTTATCGACGACCACAGGTCCCCCTCCCCCACCCCAACCACCGCGGAGACCACACCCGGCGGTGGTGGCACCGATGCTGCCACGTTCGTATTCGACAGCGGCGTCCTGGAAATCGGCGACTTCGACCCGTACACCCTCGGCGACAACATCTTCGACCCCTGCACCGAGATCTCGCCCGAAGAATTCGCGGCCGCCGGCTTCGACAACATCGAGCCCATGCCCGAGGAGTACCGGGGTTTGGCGCGGGGGTTGAGCGTCTGCGATTTTTCCAAGCACCCAGAAGTTCCGAGCGAGGGCTTTTCGAACAACAACGCTTCGAGAAAAGAGATCGAAGCACAGGGTTCGCTTTATGAAAAATATAGGTCTGACTTGCTCCCCAGCATGTTTGTCTATGGTCCTCGAAGCGGAACCGGAACTTACTGTTACGCACAAGTCGACACGCTTCGTGGCGGACTGGTATCCCAAATCGCAGGTTTCGAAGGATACCAATCGCAGGATGTGACCTGCTCCCTTGCGATCGAAAATCTTGAGAACCTTTTCAGAGCAACCCGTGCAAGTTAA
- the nadC gene encoding carboxylating nicotinate-nucleotide diphosphorylase, whose translation MDPLRKENVLPLIRMGLEEDFRDGPDVTATSTLDPDQTMTAHFTARQHGTVAGLQIIEWTMHELNPDIKITFTAADGDRVEPGTRLATVEGNAIDIVGAERTALNLLTYASGIATRTRQWADAIADTNAKVRDTRKTLPGYRALAKYAVRAGGGVNHRMSLSDAALIKDNHIAAAGGAAIAYRRVRDRFPAVPVETEVDTFEQLEEMLQLKPDLIMVDNFSPEGVRGAVEKRDALSPETKLEASGGLTLENAGEYAETGVDYIAVGELTHSVRVLDIGLDA comes from the coding sequence ATGGACCCGCTACGCAAAGAAAATGTTCTGCCGCTGATCCGGATGGGCCTGGAGGAGGACTTCAGGGACGGCCCGGATGTCACCGCAACTTCCACGCTGGACCCTGACCAGACTATGACGGCCCACTTCACGGCCCGCCAGCATGGCACGGTGGCCGGGTTGCAGATCATCGAGTGGACGATGCACGAGCTCAACCCCGACATCAAGATCACATTCACAGCCGCTGACGGCGACCGGGTTGAACCGGGCACCAGGCTCGCCACCGTCGAGGGCAACGCCATCGACATCGTGGGGGCGGAGCGCACGGCGTTAAACCTGTTGACGTATGCCAGCGGCATCGCCACGCGCACCCGCCAGTGGGCGGACGCCATCGCGGACACGAACGCCAAGGTCCGCGACACCCGCAAGACGCTTCCCGGCTACCGCGCGCTGGCGAAGTACGCCGTGCGCGCGGGCGGCGGCGTCAACCACCGGATGAGCCTCAGTGACGCCGCGCTGATCAAGGACAACCACATTGCGGCGGCAGGAGGAGCAGCAATTGCTTACCGACGCGTCCGTGACCGGTTTCCCGCCGTCCCAGTAGAAACAGAGGTCGACACCTTTGAGCAGCTCGAAGAGATGTTGCAGCTGAAGCCGGATTTGATCATGGTGGATAATTTTTCGCCTGAGGGGGTGCGCGGAGCCGTCGAGAAGCGAGATGCCCTAAGCCCCGAAACGAAGCTGGAGGCCTCCGGCGGGCTGACGTTGGAAAACGCCGGCGAGTATGCCGAGACCGGTGTGGACTACATCGCGGTTGGGGAATTGACCCATTCGGTGCGTGTGCTGGATATAGGGTTGGACGCATGA
- the nadA gene encoding quinolinate synthase NadA, which produces MSWKDEVATLKAERNAVILAHNYQLPEIQDIADYTGDSLALSRQAAATDADVIVFCGVHFMAESAKILSPGKTVLIPDERAGCSLADSITAEQLAEWKAQYPDAVVVSYVNTTAEVKALTDICCTSSNAVDVVESIDPDREILFCPDQFLGAHVKRETGRENIRIWPGECHVHAGINGKELAEQAQAHPDAPLYIHPECGCANSAIYLAGEGVVEPERVHMLSTGGMLDRAHGEQSGTVLVATETGMLHQLQQAAPETNFKPVNPRAECRYMKMITPEKLVESLRQMRDEVTVDPEIAGKARASLERMIELGNPGSGE; this is translated from the coding sequence ATGAGCTGGAAAGACGAAGTAGCAACCCTGAAGGCTGAGCGCAACGCGGTCATCCTTGCGCACAACTACCAGCTGCCGGAGATCCAAGACATCGCAGATTACACCGGCGATTCGCTCGCGCTGTCGCGCCAAGCCGCGGCAACCGACGCGGATGTGATCGTGTTTTGCGGAGTGCACTTCATGGCTGAAAGCGCGAAGATCTTAAGCCCCGGCAAAACGGTGCTCATCCCGGATGAGAGGGCGGGCTGTTCGTTGGCGGACTCTATCACCGCTGAACAGCTCGCAGAATGGAAAGCGCAGTACCCGGATGCGGTGGTCGTCTCTTACGTCAACACAACCGCTGAGGTCAAGGCACTGACCGACATCTGCTGCACGTCCTCGAACGCCGTTGACGTGGTCGAATCCATCGACCCGGACAGAGAGATCCTGTTCTGCCCCGACCAATTCCTCGGCGCGCACGTCAAGCGTGAAACCGGGCGGGAGAACATCCGCATCTGGCCGGGCGAATGCCACGTGCATGCTGGCATCAACGGCAAAGAGCTCGCCGAGCAGGCGCAGGCGCACCCTGACGCGCCGTTGTACATCCACCCGGAGTGCGGGTGCGCCAACTCCGCGATCTACCTGGCCGGCGAAGGGGTGGTGGAGCCGGAGCGCGTGCACATGCTGTCCACAGGGGGGATGTTGGACCGGGCGCACGGGGAGCAGAGCGGCACCGTGCTGGTCGCCACCGAAACCGGCATGCTCCATCAGTTGCAGCAGGCAGCCCCGGAAACCAACTTCAAGCCGGTCAACCCGCGTGCGGAATGCCGCTATATGAAGATGATCACGCCTGAAAAACTCGTGGAGTCGCTGCGGCAGATGCGAGACGAGGTCACGGTCGATCCGGAAATCGCCGGCAAGGCGCGCGCGTCGCTGGAGCGCATGATCGAGCTCGGCAACCCGGGCAGCGGGGAGTAG
- a CDS encoding TetR/AcrR family transcriptional regulator, whose translation MARTRMTGSQRRDQLIGVGRAAFAERGFDGISMEEIASRAGVSKPVVYEHFGGKEGLYLAVVEREMAALEATITASIQDGRWRERIENGAVALLTYVEENTDGFVILVHGQLPGEVGTYSTILNRVTAEVSHLLAQAFAHRGLDESMAGLYGQALVGTVSNTALWWLDERSPDKHTVAAHISNLCWNGLCGMEAQPKLQGMNTNDQKVSND comes from the coding sequence ATGGCTCGTACCCGGATGACAGGTTCCCAACGTCGTGATCAGCTGATCGGCGTTGGTCGCGCGGCGTTCGCGGAACGCGGTTTCGACGGGATTTCGATGGAGGAGATCGCGTCGCGCGCCGGGGTGTCCAAACCTGTCGTGTACGAGCATTTCGGGGGCAAGGAGGGGCTCTACCTCGCTGTCGTCGAGCGGGAGATGGCGGCGCTGGAGGCCACGATCACGGCGTCGATCCAGGATGGGCGGTGGCGCGAGCGCATTGAAAACGGTGCGGTGGCGCTGCTGACGTACGTGGAGGAAAACACCGACGGATTTGTCATTCTCGTCCACGGCCAGCTGCCGGGGGAGGTGGGGACGTACTCCACTATCCTGAACCGGGTCACCGCCGAGGTGTCGCACCTTCTGGCGCAGGCGTTCGCGCACCGTGGATTAGACGAGTCGATGGCGGGGTTGTACGGTCAGGCGCTCGTCGGCACGGTGTCGAATACGGCGCTGTGGTGGCTGGATGAGCGCTCGCCGGACAAGCACACCGTGGCCGCCCACATTTCCAACCTGTGCTGGAACGGTCTGTGCGGCATGGAGGCGCAGCCGAAGCTTCAAGGCATGAACACGAACGACCAGAAAGTATCGAATGACTGA
- the mfd gene encoding transcription-repair coupling factor yields the protein MTDATPPVLGGLLTTALTDPKLKGLVTHVGDEHLHITGIDQSRSWAAGAIARETPLLLVTATGHEAEDLTAELKAILGEEKVAHFPAYETLPHERLSPAADIVGRRSKVLWEMPQVIVAAARAVCQPVLPAVEPIRVALEAEYDFEELTRELTYFAYKHVDMVAARGEFATRGGIIDVFPTTALNPVRIEFWGDEVTDIRTFAVADQRTVDEVTSVELHPARQLLIDDSVATKADELARKYPSNPTLSNLLARVSEKVPADGMEALIPALIDATFSVLPELMPAGSIVLVTNPEKVKARIADLEATDQEFLEAGWEAAAMGAEGPLAVEGLDVSASSYRSYESLEISARKAGNAWWTFAPPGMFGADDTLTLPLEFEAAPAPKGDPKQIEQLYATLKLHLQNHGRAAFVAPAKGTVERMAERLRERGVSARVATPGLEPVEGAVTLYQALSHAGLVFGGPNLVVVTETDVTGNRVGDIAGAKRRAPRRRNRVDPLALQPGDFVVHDTHGIGKFVKMAERTIKAGDEDSRREYIVLEYQPAKRGQPGDQLWVPMESLDLLSKYTGGEQPSLSKMGGSDWKTTKRKARAAVREIAGELVELYAKRQAAPGHAFAPDTPWQHEMEDAFPYVETEDQLNAIEAVKEDMEKPVPMDRVIVGDVGFGKTEVAVRAAFKAVQDGTQVAVLVPTTLLAQQHYSTFTQRMDGFGVNIAELSRFTTAADSKKILAGLADGSVDIVIGTHRLLQTGVQWKNLGLIIVDEEQRFGVEHKEHIKALKSHVDVLTMTATPIPRTLEMSLTGIREMTSITTAPEDRHPVLTYVGPQEDKQVAAAIRRELLRDGQVFYIHNKVSDIEKVARNLRELVPEARVVVAHGQMSEQVLEQTVQGFWDREYDVMVCTTIVETGLDIANANTLIVENAQNMGLSQLHQLRGRVGRSRERAYAYFLYPKDKVLTETSYDRLATIAQNNDLGAGIAVAQKDLEMRGAGNVLGAEQSGHIAGVGFDMYVRLVSEAVETFKGLMSGELIDATDKGPKEIRVDLPVDAHIPEAYINSERLRLEVYRKLAEARDDDHLRAAADEMVDRFGPLPVEVEHLMAVARLRNQARAVGVADILTQGTRIKLHPVELPDSKQVRLKRLYAGANYRAAAKTVQLPMPREGGAQRALNAPNLRDMELLQWVADVLTDLLDAPKISVAGSTAAEEKPKKVFSVSE from the coding sequence ATGACTGACGCCACCCCGCCGGTTCTCGGCGGGCTTCTCACCACCGCCCTGACGGATCCGAAGCTCAAGGGCCTGGTCACCCACGTCGGCGACGAGCACCTGCACATCACGGGCATCGACCAATCCCGGTCGTGGGCCGCGGGTGCCATCGCCCGCGAGACCCCGTTGCTCTTGGTCACGGCCACCGGCCACGAGGCGGAGGATCTGACCGCCGAGCTCAAGGCCATTCTGGGCGAGGAGAAGGTTGCCCACTTCCCGGCCTACGAAACGCTGCCGCACGAGCGCCTCTCGCCAGCCGCCGACATTGTGGGCCGCCGCTCGAAGGTGCTGTGGGAGATGCCGCAGGTCATTGTCGCCGCCGCCCGCGCGGTGTGCCAGCCGGTGCTTCCCGCGGTCGAACCGATCCGCGTCGCGCTTGAGGCGGAGTACGACTTCGAGGAGCTCACCCGTGAGCTCACCTACTTCGCCTACAAGCACGTGGACATGGTTGCGGCGCGCGGCGAGTTCGCCACCCGCGGCGGCATCATCGACGTGTTTCCCACCACCGCGCTCAACCCCGTGCGCATCGAGTTCTGGGGCGACGAAGTCACCGACATCCGCACCTTCGCGGTTGCGGACCAGCGCACCGTCGACGAGGTCACCTCGGTCGAGCTCCACCCCGCGCGCCAACTGCTTATCGACGACTCCGTGGCCACCAAAGCCGACGAACTCGCCCGCAAATACCCCTCCAACCCCACCCTGTCCAACCTTTTGGCGCGCGTGAGCGAGAAGGTGCCCGCGGACGGAATGGAGGCGCTTATCCCCGCATTGATCGACGCCACGTTCTCCGTGCTGCCCGAGCTCATGCCGGCCGGCTCGATCGTGCTCGTGACGAACCCGGAGAAAGTGAAGGCCCGCATCGCGGACTTGGAGGCCACCGACCAGGAGTTCCTCGAGGCCGGGTGGGAGGCCGCCGCCATGGGCGCCGAGGGCCCGCTGGCGGTGGAGGGCCTCGACGTCTCCGCCTCGTCCTACCGTTCCTACGAGTCGCTGGAGATCTCCGCGCGCAAGGCGGGCAACGCCTGGTGGACGTTTGCGCCGCCCGGCATGTTCGGCGCCGACGACACACTGACGCTGCCGCTGGAATTCGAGGCCGCTCCCGCGCCGAAGGGTGACCCGAAACAGATCGAGCAGCTCTACGCCACGCTGAAACTGCACCTGCAAAACCACGGCCGCGCCGCGTTCGTCGCCCCGGCGAAGGGCACCGTGGAGCGCATGGCGGAGAGGCTGCGCGAGCGCGGCGTGTCCGCGCGTGTGGCCACGCCTGGGCTCGAACCTGTCGAGGGAGCGGTCACCCTCTACCAGGCGCTGTCCCACGCCGGCCTCGTCTTCGGCGGGCCGAACCTGGTGGTGGTCACCGAAACCGACGTCACAGGCAACCGCGTGGGAGACATCGCTGGCGCCAAGCGCCGCGCCCCGCGCCGCCGCAACCGGGTCGATCCGTTGGCCCTGCAGCCGGGGGATTTCGTGGTGCACGACACCCACGGCATCGGCAAGTTCGTGAAAATGGCGGAGCGCACCATCAAGGCCGGCGACGAGGACTCGCGCCGCGAATACATCGTGCTCGAGTACCAGCCGGCCAAGCGTGGCCAACCCGGGGACCAGCTCTGGGTGCCCATGGAGTCGCTCGATTTGCTGAGTAAGTACACGGGCGGCGAGCAGCCGTCGCTAAGCAAGATGGGCGGCTCGGACTGGAAAACCACCAAGCGCAAGGCGCGCGCGGCGGTGCGCGAAATCGCGGGCGAGCTTGTGGAACTCTACGCCAAGCGTCAGGCGGCGCCCGGCCACGCGTTCGCGCCCGACACCCCGTGGCAGCACGAGATGGAGGACGCGTTCCCGTACGTGGAAACCGAGGACCAGCTCAACGCCATCGAGGCTGTGAAGGAGGACATGGAAAAGCCGGTGCCCATGGACCGCGTCATCGTCGGCGACGTGGGCTTCGGCAAAACTGAGGTTGCCGTGCGCGCCGCGTTCAAGGCGGTGCAGGACGGCACCCAGGTCGCGGTGCTCGTGCCCACGACGCTGCTCGCCCAGCAGCACTACTCGACGTTCACGCAGCGCATGGACGGTTTCGGAGTGAACATCGCGGAGCTGTCGCGTTTCACCACCGCCGCCGATTCCAAAAAGATCCTCGCCGGGCTTGCCGACGGCTCCGTCGATATCGTCATCGGCACCCACCGCCTCCTGCAGACCGGCGTGCAATGGAAGAACCTCGGCCTGATCATCGTGGACGAGGAGCAGCGCTTCGGCGTGGAGCACAAGGAGCACATCAAGGCGCTGAAATCCCACGTGGACGTGCTCACCATGACGGCGACCCCGATCCCGCGCACCCTGGAGATGTCACTCACCGGCATCCGCGAGATGACCTCGATCACCACCGCGCCGGAGGACCGCCACCCGGTGCTCACCTACGTGGGCCCGCAGGAAGACAAGCAGGTCGCCGCTGCAATCCGCCGCGAACTGCTTCGCGACGGCCAGGTCTTCTACATCCACAACAAAGTCTCCGACATCGAAAAAGTAGCCCGTAACCTGCGCGAACTGGTGCCCGAGGCGCGCGTTGTGGTCGCGCACGGCCAGATGAGCGAGCAGGTACTCGAGCAGACCGTGCAGGGGTTCTGGGACCGCGAATACGACGTGATGGTGTGCACCACCATCGTGGAAACCGGCCTGGACATTGCTAACGCCAACACCCTGATCGTGGAGAACGCCCAGAACATGGGCCTGTCCCAGCTTCACCAGCTGCGCGGGCGCGTGGGCCGCTCCCGCGAGCGCGCCTACGCTTACTTCCTGTACCCCAAGGACAAGGTGCTCACGGAAACGTCCTACGACCGCCTGGCCACCATCGCCCAGAACAACGACCTGGGCGCCGGCATCGCCGTGGCGCAGAAGGACCTGGAAATGCGCGGCGCCGGCAACGTTTTGGGTGCCGAGCAGTCCGGCCACATCGCCGGCGTGGGCTTCGACATGTACGTCCGACTGGTCTCGGAGGCGGTGGAAACCTTCAAGGGCCTCATGAGCGGCGAGCTCATCGACGCCACCGACAAGGGGCCGAAGGAAATCCGCGTCGACCTGCCCGTGGACGCCCACATCCCCGAGGCATACATCAACTCCGAGCGCCTCCGCCTGGAGGTGTACCGCAAGCTCGCCGAAGCGCGTGACGACGACCACCTACGCGCCGCCGCCGACGAAATGGTCGACCGCTTCGGCCCGCTCCCCGTCGAGGTGGAGCACCTCATGGCGGTGGCCCGACTTCGCAACCAGGCCCGCGCGGTGGGGGTCGCCGACATCCTCACTCAGGGAACCCGCATCAAGTTGCACCCGGTGGAGCTGCCGGACTCGAAGCAGGTGCGTCTGAAGCGGCTGTACGCGGGGGCGAACTACCGCGCCGCAGCGAAGACTGTGCAGCTGCCGATGCCGCGCGAGGGGGGTGCGCAGCGGGCACTGAACGCACCGAACCTCCGCGACATGGAGCTGCTCCAGTGGGTCGCCGACGTGCTCACCGACCTGTTGGATGCCCCCAAGATCTCCGTCGCCGGCTCCACTGCGGCCGAGGAGAAACCGAAAAAGGTCTTCTCTGTCAGTGAGTAG
- a CDS encoding CPBP family intramembrane glutamic endopeptidase: MTRQWLFLVPCVLGALGLYTSRRAGDGTAGFYAATVFTAIVYAAAWWAWGNRRAFAGPGKAAELLRGSLVGALLAGVFILGALVVQHIPVLSEPASQLLDTPSKGGYALTLLVLVINGIGEELVYRDVVPRQLRAHGQSVMQAGVWSTVIYALVTISMGVPLLVFAAAVLGAVTYDEAARTGRLYSPIAVHLTWSTAMVLILPSVF, encoded by the coding sequence ATGACGCGACAATGGCTGTTCCTTGTACCCTGCGTGCTCGGCGCGCTCGGGCTGTATACGTCCCGACGCGCCGGTGACGGCACCGCGGGGTTCTACGCGGCGACGGTATTCACTGCAATCGTCTATGCCGCTGCCTGGTGGGCATGGGGCAACCGGCGCGCGTTCGCCGGACCCGGCAAGGCGGCCGAACTTCTGCGTGGCTCCCTAGTTGGTGCTCTCCTTGCCGGAGTATTCATCCTCGGCGCGCTGGTCGTACAGCACATCCCGGTACTCTCAGAACCCGCCAGCCAGCTCCTGGACACCCCGTCCAAGGGCGGCTACGCGCTCACCCTCTTAGTCCTGGTCATCAACGGTATTGGCGAAGAGCTTGTCTACCGCGACGTCGTGCCACGCCAACTGCGCGCACACGGTCAATCGGTCATGCAGGCGGGCGTGTGGTCGACGGTGATATACGCCCTGGTCACCATCTCCATGGGCGTGCCACTACTCGTCTTCGCCGCCGCCGTACTCGGAGCGGTGACCTATGACGAGGCAGCTCGCACCGGCCGGCTCTACTCCCCCATCGCCGTGCACCTCACGTGGAGTACCGCGATGGTGCTCATCCTGCCGAGCGTTTTCTAA
- a CDS encoding SDR family NAD(P)-dependent oxidoreductase, which translates to MENQRTALVTGAAGYVGGLVVKQLLEEGWRVKVLARSEKKAERKPFGDDVEIFEGDATERADVADALQDVDCAWYLLHSMDDGAGFAEQEADMAR; encoded by the coding sequence ATGGAGAATCAGAGGACGGCCCTGGTGACTGGGGCGGCCGGGTACGTTGGCGGGCTCGTCGTCAAGCAGTTGCTCGAGGAAGGCTGGCGCGTAAAGGTGCTGGCGCGAAGCGAGAAGAAGGCGGAGCGCAAGCCATTCGGCGATGATGTGGAGATCTTCGAGGGCGACGCCACCGAGCGTGCGGACGTGGCTGACGCGCTCCAAGACGTCGATTGCGCGTGGTACCTACTGCACTCCATGGACGACGGTGCAGGCTTCGCCGAGCAGGAAGCGGACATGGCGCGCTAG
- a CDS encoding esterase-like activity of phytase family protein, whose product MNLEQILAAAVGIFVAGGLIGGAIGAAAGAGSSTSRTGIASAETTTSVSATSSATVVSSTATTAAPTTASPTSTAPVTGTTTPVEPTTTSSALKGPQLEARAKLSALYLAEGPTSGKDTTAKNGQNPPYNGQVIPGFSGMIEIGDGTFYGLPDNGFGAKANSSDFMLRIYQVKPDWETAENAKQPGDAGGVEVLRYISINDRNNLIGWDIVNEDTKDRLLTGADFDLESFVQDADGSFWIGEEFGPYILHVDSNGTLLDAPYPYPGVKSPSNPTLGAAEEPNLRNSKGFEAMAFDGRYLYPIFEGYLNDAADKKTRVISQFDTTTGAYTGATWNYTAEQDDALIGDAFLTEDGRLLVLERDDFLGTNAKLKKIFEVTNFKNAAPGSILQKSLMIDLLSIPNPGKIGMVSDARAYGIGDPFSFPLLSVETIIQLADGRYLTALDNNFPGDDARYRGVPDDTEMIIFSIR is encoded by the coding sequence TTGAACCTCGAGCAGATTCTGGCCGCAGCCGTCGGGATCTTCGTCGCTGGCGGGCTCATCGGCGGCGCAATCGGTGCCGCGGCCGGTGCAGGCAGCTCTACGTCTCGCACAGGCATCGCGTCTGCCGAGACCACGACCTCCGTGTCCGCTACGTCTTCAGCCACTGTCGTATCATCCACCGCCACAACAGCAGCTCCCACTACCGCATCGCCCACCTCTACTGCGCCAGTTACCGGCACGACCACACCCGTCGAACCGACGACCACGTCTTCTGCCCTGAAGGGTCCACAGCTTGAGGCGAGGGCGAAGCTGAGCGCTCTCTATCTGGCTGAGGGCCCTACCTCCGGCAAGGACACCACCGCGAAAAACGGGCAGAACCCGCCGTATAACGGGCAGGTCATCCCTGGTTTCTCCGGCATGATCGAGATCGGCGACGGGACGTTCTACGGGCTCCCCGACAACGGTTTCGGTGCGAAGGCGAATTCCTCTGATTTCATGCTGCGCATTTACCAGGTGAAGCCGGACTGGGAAACCGCAGAGAACGCCAAACAGCCCGGTGATGCCGGTGGCGTGGAGGTGTTGCGCTACATCTCCATTAACGACCGCAACAACCTCATTGGCTGGGACATTGTGAACGAAGACACGAAGGACCGTCTCCTCACCGGCGCAGATTTTGATCTGGAGTCGTTTGTTCAAGACGCCGATGGCTCGTTCTGGATCGGCGAGGAGTTTGGTCCCTACATCCTGCACGTCGACTCCAACGGAACACTGCTTGATGCTCCGTACCCGTACCCAGGTGTGAAGAGCCCCTCGAATCCGACCCTTGGCGCCGCTGAAGAGCCCAACTTACGCAACTCGAAGGGATTTGAGGCGATGGCGTTCGACGGCCGCTATCTCTACCCGATCTTCGAGGGCTACCTCAACGATGCCGCGGACAAGAAGACCCGCGTGATCTCCCAGTTCGATACCACCACGGGCGCGTACACGGGCGCAACGTGGAACTACACCGCAGAACAGGATGATGCACTCATCGGCGATGCCTTCCTGACTGAAGACGGCCGCCTGCTCGTTCTCGAGCGCGACGACTTCTTGGGCACGAACGCAAAGCTGAAGAAGATTTTCGAAGTGACAAACTTCAAAAACGCGGCACCGGGTTCCATCCTGCAGAAGTCGCTCATGATCGACCTCCTCTCAATCCCGAACCCCGGCAAGATCGGCATGGTGTCGGACGCTCGCGCATACGGCATCGGAGATCCATTTTCGTTCCCGCTGCTCAGCGTCGAAACGATTATCCAGCTGGCAGACGGTCGCTACCTCACCGCCCTGGACAACAACTTCCCGGGCGATGACGCTCGCTACCGCGGCGTGCCGGACGACACCGAAATGATCATCTTCTCGATCCGCTAA